TGCTGTGCATGTCGCTTCGATCGACTCTGCCCCAGGTGCGGATTTGTTACCGAgtttttatatatatattttatttttGTAAATGGAGCTTTGTGCGATGAAGCTGAATGTCTGGCCATCAAATTGTATGCTGATGCAGCCATTCTCACTGGATGGTGCCCCTGTGCGGCGCGATTGCCACCCGGTCTGGACGGCCGTGGTTTATTGGCAAGAGGAAAAGGCAGTGCCTGAATAACTTGCTCTTCGCGTGGATGCCGGAAGTGTTACCGCCTGCAGGGTCTCATTCGCACTCTACAGCACCCAGCTGTCTTTGTGACccgcaacgacaacaacgcAATCCAAGGTGAGATGCTTAACAGTCAACATCAGGAGACGAGGTCAGGCACCTTCAAAGGAAGCGATTTTGTGAGCCTGAGAAAGAAGATCAGGGACAGCATGGCTGCTTTCGAGCCTGACTGATGCGTACTGTAACAAACCCTCTCTGGCAGGCCACATGCAGCCTACATTGACAACACAAAAGGTGTATTTATACAAGACCGTGAAGTAACATGTGCTCACGCACGCTCAGATGCCCAACTGTGTTCGTCCATTGCGCTGTCGCAGGATGCTGACTTCCTTCAGGCGTAATTCTTGGCGTTTCCCCCACACCTCAACTTCCTTTTCATTCATGTCGCCTGCTTGCTCGAGTATGGGAAACGTGTCATCGGAGATGACCTGCGAAATAGCTTGCCACGAGTGCCCTAAGAAAGAGCTGCTGGTATTCTTCAGGAACAAGACCGAGACAACCACCAGTACAAGCATATGTACCGAGGTGAGAATAGTGGCTGCAACGAATCCGGTCCAGCGAACTGGAACTAGAGTCGTGGTTGAAAACGACGTCAATGCCGTGGTGCTTGTGTTTGACTTGCTGAGTTGGTCGTAATATGCAACTTGATAGGCCCTCATAGTCAGCGCCTGCAATGCCAGCGCGGGACTTCCAGTGTCGCGCAGTGTATCTTGAAATAGTGACACATAAGCTCCGTGGGCATTGTCTGCATCTGAAGACATTCTGGAGAGTAGCATCCCATTGTCTGGTACCAACGTGTCATTATGCATGTTCAGGCCTCCTATGCAATTAAATTGAGACAGAAGAATAGGCATGGGCTGCATGAAGACGTATGATGAGAAAAATTCGGGGTTCTTCGCTAGCATGTTGGGCAGTCGCCATTGCGATCTTGGTTCCAAAACCAGAACGCCTCGATCCTTTGGTGTGTCAGGTGTCAAGGATGCGCCAAGCTGGCTTCGCTCCATTTCGGTGTCATAAGCCTGAGTTTGATGATCCCAAAATGTCTCCGGCTCGAAGATATTCTCAGCGCTCTGAATGCCAACAGTATAGGTCTGATAGATGGGGTTGGTGATACATGCCGTGATCCGTAGCACTTGAACACCCTTATTGTTGGAAAGAATGACCCATGGCTCGTTATCATGGACAGTTCTGACACCTCGGTTAGCCCCACTAATCGAATCATCTTGCCATCTCTCGGAGATGGCATCCAGCACCATGAACATTACTGACGAGCTACTCAAGCGAGCGAAATCGTCGCGGGTGCCGAGACCATCAGAGTTCTGGGGTGAACATAAGCTAGTCTCTCCTCCAGCATTATCTTTGTTGGGATTCCCCGAAAGTTCGCACGTAAAATTGACGAAATTGTGTGTTTCTGTCTCCTCCAACATTGGGTATTGCCCGGTCTCAATGGCTATTTTTCCCTTTATGCGCCGATTATGATTGACAGGTGCATCAAGAGCCAAATCGACTAAAGAAGGCTTTACGCAAACCACTCGATGGTCTATAATTGTTGCCAAGCCACGAAATTTGCGGAGGGTTGTTCTCTGAGCCGCATTTGCGAAGGGTAGGAACGCTCGATATGTGTGTCCGGTGTCATGGTAACCTGTTCCGTTACGGAACCGTTCCGAGGACTCGGATTCGGCAAAAGTCCAACGTGATGCTGGCGGCACTGGCCATACACTGGGGATTGAATGTCCCAGATCATAGGAATCGTTGATAATGCTCACATTGGTGTAGTTGTCAAGGTTGGCAAACGTTCCAGCTGCAAAATCAGATATAAATGTGACGGAGAGGAATTGGGACGCCACTATAACGAGGACTTCGGCAACAATGAGAATCGAGACGAACAGGGACAGAAAGTCTTTCGGACGTAACTGTACCGCAGGCAACAGATTGATGGAGGAAACATCGATGGCCCGAATCATTGAAAAGGATGGCCCTTGTAGTAGGGGGATACCAATGACTTCCAAGACTATTGCAGCAAGCATTGAGGTAACCACCCCCGCCTGGAGTGCCATGACTGTTCTGAGGAGAGCTGTACATATCGTGACCACGGTGGTACTCCAATTTGAAGCCATAATTAGGACCCAAGGTATTCGCGGTTCGCCCCCGTTGATCGCTGCCATGGACTCCTTCCAAAGAAGACCCAGAAGAaccagagccagagccagtAGAATAGAGCCAAGAAGGAGTATAAGCATCCTGATAGTACCAAGGCGCTTCGACCACTTTCTCTTGTTGGTTATGGGATGTTCGGTTCCGTAtccgttgtcgccgtcgttggtcCTTTCCTTTGGTCGAGATACTAGAGGCACTGAGCCAgagtcgtcgaggaccgGGTAGGTACGTGTAACGGGTGCCATCATCGCAATGGACGGCACAAGTTGCCAACGGGATGAACGTTTCTAGTAGCAGATAGGAGAAAGATTGTGATTGCTAAAGCATAACGAGGGAATAGACGGACGCAACGAGCGGTGCACGGTGAAATCTTACCACCGCTTTCGACAAAGCGTCAGAAAAACGCAAAGTGTTTTAGGGATGTCATAGGGGCGGCCTTTGATGTTCTTTATCACCGATGAGATCGTGCCATTGGGGTGCCTAGCCCCTGATGAGGGCAGGGGCGGCGACAGGTTACTTGGGTACGAGGTGACAGTCTCAGGTTCGTGTTACTGTGCGTAGTACAGGCCGAAAGCATCAACGCAAGCTGCTTGGCTGCCCATGGACCGTTGGTAGTTCTGTCTGATTTCCCATTGCCTCTGTCCTTGCCCCTGCATATGCAATCAGACCTTGGCGACCTGTTTGGGACTGGACGAGTGACGGGGTGGCGGTCTTGCAATGGCCTACTCGATGCCAGAAGTGCTggaaaaaaaagaaattGGAGTCGCATGGTGCCAGGTATACATGCGAGGGGTGCGGCTTCGGACTTGCGCCAACCAGCCGGTAACGACGGTTCGACGATATATTATGAcaggcggtggcgatgatAGATGAAGGACCTCGGGTGGTTGCACGAGATGCGCAATGTGCAGGAGGCCTGAGACGGCagtgatggtgatggtgacggggCTGGAAGCATTCTACTATTGCTGATCGTCAGAGGCTTCAGGCACCGGAATATTCAGCCCCTGGGAGCCCAGAGCTGGTTacgccatgcccgccatgTGGTGCCATGGAGGACAAAGGGTGATTCTTTCTCCGGTGAAGACCAATCACTTCATGCTGTGTAGTAGAGAGGTGTTCGTAGCAGCCTCTGTTGTTCTTAGAGGTTGGAGGTTACCTAACGTTCTGGCCATTATTGACAAGAGTATTCGAAAGTAATAGAAACTAATATTCAGCTGCGTTGCTGAGACAGGCGTTATGCTCTTATAATAACGATCATTTCCGTATCACACAGGTATTGACGTCAAATCGTTGAATGAAGCAGGCGCGGCTAGACACTAAATATCAATGTCGTGGGATCTACTTGAAGTGAGGCAAAAGCGCACCCAATTGGCGAATTCGTTTCGGTGCTCGAGCCCGCCTAGCTCGTGTCGCGGTCAGCCTGTTCGTCGTGAATGCGAACCAAGGCTGAACATTCAAGTCAGAGGGTGATGGCCTGAGCCTGATCGGCTTCGTTGTCCCGGATTTTAGGTGAGGCTTACGGCAAAACacccgccccagccgcctgcACGCCCAAGATGCGCGGCTGAGGTGGGCTCACCTTCAGCTCACTGGGCTCTTCATTTGACTTGCACTTCACAAATGCAACCCTTGCAACGTCAAGCGCACACCATTCTCGACAACACCTCGAATTGCGCCTCTCGCCGTGCTCTCCTTGCCGGACATACGCCCAGTCAACCGCCGGAGACACAGAAGTTGCAACGCCCCCGCAATGGATCGCATGGGCTTCATCCCCGGCCCAcaggccaaggagcagaTCTTCAACGCCCAAGGCCACATGTTCTTTTCGCGCCAAACGGCGCTAGATTTTGCCGACGAGTTCATCATGAACGCacccggcggtggcgccggcaaccCAAAGCTCTCGACCCTGTACCAGACGATGCTGGCGTGCTTAAGCGAAGGCGAGCAGGTCGACATATGGTTTGGCCTCAAGAACCCCgaccccgcggcgggccacgaggAATACCCCTCAGGCGAGCTGGTGGGCCACTCGTGGGCGCTCGTCAGGACAGCAGACGGCAAGGAGCGGCACCTGTGGGAGGTCGGACGCaagacgcccgccatgggcgacgcctgggcggcgagagccTACAACGCGTACCGCGATGCCATGGCGCGGTTTCTGGGGCAAGACGTGCCTGCGCCGGTGCCCTTCGACCAGGCCGTGGCCGAAGTACCAAAGGAGTTCAACGGCAAGCCCGTCATTTCGCGCGCACTGTCGCCGTCGAACCTCTACTACGCCTCGGGCCGCATGTGGTATTTTGTGgacttgtcgccgccgggtgAGCTCAACGAGCCGCCCATCTTGTCCCGGCCGATGCGATCCTTTGACGCGCTGGCGCTGTCGGCGCTGCTGACCCTGGCGCTGGGGACGCCACCAGTTGTGTTTGGCGTGAGCAATACGATGGAGACGTTGGGTAAAATGCCTGCTGGATACGTACGGACCATATATGAGGCGGACGAGAGGATAGAAAGGAAAGATTGCGATATCCTTTTGGTGATGTAACGGGCCGGTCGATGATGTGTTGCCACTGCTGTGGCGTTGTGTCGGCGCTTGAGCGGCGCCCAGCCCCTCTGGCTGAATATCTGAGTTGACGATAGAAGCGCCCCAACGGCATTCACCCAATCCTACCAACAACATGCTCTTATTAGGGACCTGCCCATGTGCTTGGTAGTCCGCGCGGATGCTCGGCCGTGCCAGGCGACCTCGGCGCTATCTCCAGCGCTCTGCATCTAgtctttattattaaattcAGATTCAAATACTCGCTCACCTCGCTCGTCGAATGGAGCGTCGACTCCACGGCGTCGATACACACAATAGACAGGCGTCTTCAATCGCGAATACGCAAGGTTCCCCTTCCCAGGCCGCAGGCTAAGGATCAAGTACCCGTAACTCAAGCGCCGGGCGGGACGCCAATCGACCATCGGACACTAACTAACGCAACGTCCGTCGTCACGACACCCGTGGCCAACTCTTGACTCACGAGATCGAGTCCCTGGTGAGAGAGCATAGAACTTTGCGCGATACAGGCCATGGCTATCTTGCCGCATAATAAAGGCGATTTCGTGCCAGTCGTGGCAAGAAGCAGCACGGCGCTTCTCCTCATTGACAACCAGCTTGGCTTCCGTGATGCCGCCACGTGGGGTAGCGACGCCTCTACCCCAGGCTATGACAGCAACATCGCCGCGATCCTGGCGACGTTTCGCCGCATATTCGACTCAAAACCAGATGGCGAACGGCCGCTCATCATTCACGTTCAGCACAAGTCGGTATGGACAGATAGCCCGATGCACCCGAGCCACGTCGGCCCATATGGCACCGGCGGAGAGGAGAAGCGCGGGATCGACTTTCTCGAGtttgcggcgccgcgactCTTCCGCAATGGAAAGCACGAATTCGTGTACACATTCGATGAGCCAAccggccctccgccgccatctcaGCAGCCAGTGCCTCCCCGACCGCCGCCAGACGAGATCATCATGACCAAACACGGGCACAGCGTCTTCATCAACACGCCGCTCGAGATGCTGCTCAACAAGAGGTGCATCAAGACGCTCCTCATTGCGGGGATGACGACAGATCTCTCGGTCAGCACGGCGGTGAGGATGGCTCACAACCTTGCTCTCGTCGGCAAATGGGGAGGCAAGGGGAATAtggaggacgccgccgagtcaAAACTACAGACGGACGGCGTCGGAATGTTTGTCAAgacgcccgcgagcgcgaAGGAAGGCGAACGGGGCGAGGATGGCTACCTCGTCTTGATGCCGCGTATAGTGCTCATCGGGGATGCGACGAGGGCGTTTGGAAAGGCCGGCGTTGATGGACAAACCGTGCATAATGTGCATGTAGAGAGCTTGAAGGAATTCTGCGAGGTGAGGGCGACATCGGAGAtcctcggcgggctcgaaTGATGCCCCTCCCTGCACGAATCGGACCTGGAGCCTGATGTGAAAGGCGGACAAAGCCTATCGTGGTTGATGGTACTCGGTTAGATGCGCCTGATCGTGTAAATTGCGCTGATGCATTCCACATACACCCATTGATCTAAATGCAGTCATACGTGGACACAACCTTGACGTTGCTTTTCCTTGTGAGTAAATGATGCCCACTACACGCCAATACACAGCTGACTTAAATATACCCTCTCCTGCCCATTGAGAATAAATCCTCTCGTACCAGGTCAGGCCCACGCACTCAGATTGTCAGATATGTCTTGAGCGGTAGCTTCGAGCTGCTCCGACCCACGTAAATCTCGTACTGTCCTCGCTGTAGTTGCCATTTCTGCGCACCCGTGTTCCAAATACTCAAATCGCGACGTGTCAATGCGAAGGAGACCTGCGTGCCCTGTCCGGCAGCCAAAAAAGGCTTCTCAAACCCACGCAGCTGCTTGGCCCGGCTGCCGGGAATGCGGACATATAGCTGAGCGGCCTCGGCACCATCGGCATGCCCGCCGTTCTTGAGCGTAAATGTCACCGTGGCAATCATCTCCCAAAGGTCCTCCTGACCGCCGCTGACGACCCTTCCGGTAGGCCACTCGCTGGCCCAGTTGCCGCTGGGACCGTTGATGGCAATGTTTGAGTAGTCGTATCTAGTGTAGCTGAGTCCAAACCCAAACTCGTATCGGGGCACGACGCGATTTTTCTCAAATTGCTTGTAATCGGTGTAAATACCTTCGTCAAAGTTCGACTGCGGGTCTTTGCTGCCGTTGGCGGGCGTTGGGTTCAACAGGGCGCCGTAGTCAGACTCTTGCTTGGCCACGGTGTAAGTCAGCTTGCCAGAGGGATTCGCCTCGCCCCAGAGAACTGAAGTCAGGGCATGGCCGCTTTCGGCTCCTGGAAGATGGGCGAAGACGATTGCCGTGACATTTGGGTGGTTGACGAAGCCATCGACGAGACGGACCCCGGCGTTGTGTAAGACGACTATCGTTTTGCTGCACTGATTCGCGACCTGATTGATCAGGTTGTCTGTATAGTCATCTTGCAGGGCAGGACGATCATGGCCTTCAGTGGCCCAGGCATTCCCAAAGACAATGCACACGTCACTCGTTGGGTCCACCACTGGCGACGAAGATGTGAGGTCCTGGAGTAACGTGAAACGATCCTTAGCAGCCTTCTCAACCAGCGCAGTCTGAGGCGAGGTAAACGTTGCTGGCGTAATGGCTCCTGATCCACCGGCACCCCATAGAGTGCCGCGTGAGCCGATTGGGGTTTGATCTTGGTTTGGGAGCCCCCAGACTGGCGCCAATCCGACCTGCCACGCTGGAAACTTGTCGCCTTCTATGGGTCGCGCGAAATCGGGAGTGTTGGCAGAGTATCCAAAGATGGATACTTTGCGCGGCGATCGAAGTGGCAGAGTCTGTCTCTCGTTCTTGACAAGAACGTGACCTTCGATGGCCCCCTGCAGTAGGATTGCATTGGCGTCGGGGCTTCTGCCCTCGACTTTCGGGTGGTCAACGAACAAGTTAGAAGGCATACCGACGCCAGGCTCGGGAAAGTCAGTATCTTGGTGGACTTGATACCAAGCC
Above is a genomic segment from Purpureocillium takamizusanense chromosome 2, complete sequence containing:
- a CDS encoding uncharacterized protein (EggNog:ENOG503PFEE~TransMembrane:1 (i209-229o)) produces the protein MDRMGFIPGPQAKEQIFNAQGHMFFSRQTALDFADEFIMNAPGGGAGNPKLSTLYQTMLACLSEGEQVDIWFGLKNPDPAAGHEEYPSGELVGHSWALVRTADGKERHLWEVGRKTPAMGDAWAARAYNAYRDAMARFLGQDVPAPVPFDQAVAEVPKEFNGKPVISRALSPSNLYYASGRMWYFVDLSPPGELNEPPILSRPMRSFDALALSALLTLALGTPPVVFGVSNTMETLGKMPAGYVRTIYEADERIERKDCDILLVM
- a CDS encoding uncharacterized protein (COG:Q~EggNog:ENOG503P6DG) → MAILPHNKGDFVPVVARSSTALLLIDNQLGFRDAATWGSDASTPGYDSNIAAILATFRRIFDSKPDGERPLIIHVQHKSVWTDSPMHPSHVGPYGTGGEEKRGIDFLEFAAPRLFRNGKHEFVYTFDEPTGPPPPSQQPVPPRPPPDEIIMTKHGHSVFINTPLEMLLNKRCIKTLLIAGMTTDLSVSTAVRMAHNLALVGKWGGKGNMEDAAESKLQTDGVGMFVKTPASAKEGERGEDGYLVLMPRIVLIGDATRAFGKAGVDGQTVHNVHVESLKEFCEVRATSEILGGLE
- a CDS encoding Beta-glucosidase (COG:G~CAZy:GH3~EggNog:ENOG503NVBN); translation: MGAEFRRKGVNVLLGPVVGPAWRIVKGGRNWEGFSADPYLAGSLVAQGVQGVQSQRVITSTKHYIANEQETNRVPEDDVAAVSSNVDDRTMHELYLWPFQDAVRAGSANIMCSYQRINNSYGCGNSKTLNGLLKTEIGFQGFVVSDWGAQHTGVHDALAGLDMGMPSAKGYWESLLVDAVKNGSVPESRVNDMATRIIAAWYQVHQDTDFPEPGVGMPSNLFVDHPKVEGRSPDANAILLQGAIEGHVLVKNERQTLPLRSPRKVSIFGYSANTPDFARPIEGDKFPAWQVGLAPVWGLPNQDQTPIGSRGTLWGAGGSGAITPATFTSPQTALVEKAAKDRFTLLQDLTSSSPVVDPTSDVCIVFGNAWATEGHDRPALQDDYTDNLINQVANQCSKTIVVLHNAGVRLVDGFVNHPNVTAIVFAHLPGAESGHALTSVLWGEANPSGKLTYTVAKQESDYGALLNPTPANGSKDPQSNFDEGIYTDYKQFEKNRVVPRYEFGFGLSYTRYDYSNIAINGPSGNWASEWPTGRVVSGGQEDLWEMIATVTFTLKNGGHADGAEAAQLYVRIPGSRAKQLRGFEKPFLAAGQGTQVSFALTRRDLSIWNTGAQKWQLQRGQYEIYVGRSSSKLPLKTYLTI